From a single Candidatus Saccharibacteria bacterium genomic region:
- a CDS encoding ROK family protein: MVLAIDVGGTKTLLAVFTQDGELKQSVKFPTPPDYNDFLLELAKNVDSLTTNKFMICVTALPGRINRSRGIAISFGNLTWSNLPIVDNLEKVVGCKVLIENDANLAGLSEANEAQAKKYNKVIYITVSTGIGCGIVVGGKLDPEELDAEVGHMLLEYGDKLQRWEEFASGKAIVARTGKRAADIPAGDPLWYSIARNIAIGLINVVATQTPDCIVIGGGVGSHFAKFEEHLKEEMRLYEDKMLRVPPILPAVRAEEAVIYGAYLMAKQN, from the coding sequence ATGGTTTTAGCAATTGATGTAGGTGGCACAAAAACGCTTTTGGCAGTGTTCACGCAGGATGGCGAGTTAAAACAGTCTGTTAAGTTCCCTACACCTCCGGACTACAATGATTTTCTACTTGAATTGGCAAAGAATGTAGACAGTCTCACAACGAACAAATTTATGATATGTGTCACAGCGTTGCCAGGCAGAATTAATCGCAGCAGAGGCATAGCTATCTCTTTTGGCAACTTGACTTGGTCTAATCTGCCGATCGTTGATAATCTTGAAAAAGTCGTTGGTTGCAAGGTTTTAATCGAGAACGACGCTAACCTTGCTGGTCTTTCGGAGGCAAATGAAGCTCAGGCAAAGAAATATAATAAGGTTATATACATCACCGTTAGTACTGGGATCGGCTGTGGCATAGTTGTAGGGGGAAAATTAGACCCTGAAGAGTTGGATGCAGAAGTTGGACATATGCTGCTTGAGTACGGCGACAAACTACAACGCTGGGAAGAATTTGCCAGCGGCAAAGCCATAGTTGCTCGTACCGGCAAACGAGCCGCTGACATACCCGCTGGTGATCCACTGTGGTATTCAATCGCACGTAATATTGCTATCGGGCTAATCAATGTAGTGGCAACACAAACCCCTGATTGCATAGTGATTGGCGGCGGGGTTGGCTCGCACTTTGCAAAGTTCGAGGAACACCTAAAAGAAGAAATGAGACTATACGAAGACAAAATGCTACGCGTACCACCGATTCTGCCAGCCGTAAGAGCTGAAGAGGCAGTAATTTACGGAGCTTACTTAATGGCAAAACAAAACTGA
- a CDS encoding GNAT family N-acetyltransferase, which produces MSKFVIKEVREIDYALVSAARDLSSLLTSSNQVTLTKSYLELMVANPCNYWLVAQETTTRKYLGMASLVIMHMPTNVRASLENVAVLPSEAGKGIGTALCFEAKRIADENEVNTLRAAALKNNTASLRMLEKAGFVVEYSMDYLECSISRGPRF; this is translated from the coding sequence ATGAGCAAGTTTGTTATCAAAGAAGTCAGAGAAATTGATTATGCACTGGTAAGCGCAGCCAGAGACTTATCTTCATTACTTACTTCTAGTAACCAGGTTACTCTTACGAAGAGCTACCTGGAGCTTATGGTTGCTAATCCCTGTAACTACTGGCTTGTGGCCCAGGAAACTACTACCCGAAAGTACCTTGGTATGGCTTCTTTGGTCATTATGCACATGCCGACTAATGTAAGGGCAAGCTTGGAAAATGTTGCCGTTTTACCTAGTGAAGCAGGAAAAGGCATAGGCACTGCGCTGTGTTTTGAAGCCAAAAGGATAGCCGATGAAAATGAAGTTAACACCCTGCGCGCAGCGGCATTAAAAAATAATACAGCATCCCTAAGAATGCTAGAAAAAGCAGGCTTTGTAGTAGAATATTCTATGGATTATTTGGAGTGTAGCATTTCAAGGGGCCCTAGATTTTAA
- a CDS encoding L-threonylcarbamoyladenylate synthase, translating into MDAAQELLEAGAVGVLPTDTIYGLAARALDQKAVARLYALKNRRNKPGTVIASGLDQLIGLGLNARQLKEAERFWPGPVSVIIDCPSKNLEYLRMGSKSLAVRIPKDEKLRHVLEKTGPLLTTSANTPDDPPSNTIEEAKSYFGDKVDFYIDGGNLSSRKPSKIITINDLGQVTVLR; encoded by the coding sequence ATGGACGCGGCACAAGAGCTTCTAGAAGCTGGCGCGGTAGGAGTTCTACCAACTGACACTATCTATGGGCTTGCTGCTCGTGCTCTTGACCAAAAAGCAGTAGCCAGACTCTATGCGTTAAAAAACCGTCGTAATAAGCCTGGAACTGTAATTGCTAGTGGGCTGGACCAGCTGATCGGGCTAGGTTTAAACGCTCGGCAACTCAAGGAAGCTGAACGGTTCTGGCCCGGCCCAGTTAGCGTTATTATCGACTGCCCTTCTAAAAACTTAGAATACCTACGCATGGGCTCAAAAAGTCTTGCCGTTAGGATTCCTAAAGATGAAAAACTACGTCATGTACTAGAGAAGACCGGGCCACTTCTAACAACCAGCGCCAATACACCCGACGACCCTCCTTCAAACACTATCGAAGAAGCTAAAAGCTATTTCGGTGACAAGGTCGACTTCTACATCGACGGTGGCAATCTAAGCAGCCGAAAGCCTTCGAAAATCATTACCATCAACGATCTAGGCCAAGTAACAGTGCTACGGTAG
- a CDS encoding histone deacetylase family protein produces the protein MIAIYDNSHLLHDPEYEIYDGAKINYPEVPDRIETIKNSLTQVDGVEFISPKSFDDKLVFELHSKQYVSYLKDTTKQIAPNRDLYPSNFIHDTYAPLTQGTFTAARKAVDTALRGAELVAQGDSLVYSLCRPPGHHAGGNYMGGYCYFNNAAAAANFLSKHGKVAILDIDYHHGNGTQELFYDRDDVLYVSVHADPSLNYPYSHGFEHERGRGKGLGYNQNFIVDKNCGTKPYMATFHQALSKINEFNADFLVVSLGFDGYRDDPIAGFNLSSEDYASIAKYIAYVDSPTLLVQEGGYCVEALGELARVFTKNMMQHKNS, from the coding sequence ATGATAGCCATATATGATAACTCACATCTTTTACATGATCCTGAATATGAAATTTATGATGGGGCAAAAATAAACTACCCCGAAGTACCCGACAGAATCGAGACAATCAAAAATAGCCTTACTCAAGTTGATGGAGTGGAGTTTATCAGTCCCAAATCTTTCGACGACAAACTTGTGTTCGAGCTACACAGCAAACAATATGTGTCGTACCTAAAAGATACGACTAAGCAAATAGCTCCAAACCGCGACCTATACCCTTCAAACTTCATCCACGATACCTACGCACCGCTAACGCAGGGTACATTCACGGCTGCTCGAAAAGCTGTCGATACCGCTCTAAGAGGAGCCGAGCTAGTGGCACAAGGTGATAGCCTTGTGTACTCACTATGTCGACCACCAGGGCATCATGCTGGCGGAAACTATATGGGAGGTTACTGTTACTTCAACAACGCGGCGGCGGCGGCAAATTTCCTCAGTAAACACGGTAAAGTAGCTATATTGGACATCGATTATCATCATGGCAATGGAACGCAGGAGTTATTCTATGATCGAGACGATGTGCTTTATGTTTCTGTACACGCCGACCCGTCGCTGAATTATCCATACAGTCACGGCTTTGAGCATGAGCGCGGCCGCGGAAAGGGGCTAGGTTACAATCAGAACTTTATTGTAGACAAAAACTGCGGTACAAAACCTTACATGGCTACTTTCCACCAAGCATTGAGTAAAATTAATGAATTTAACGCCGATTTTTTGGTTGTATCACTCGGATTTGACGGATATCGAGACGATCCGATCGCAGGCTTCAATCTATCCTCAGAAGACTACGCATCGATCGCAAAATACATTGCCTATGTAGACTCACCCACTTTGCTCGTGCAAGAAGGTGGATACTGCGTCGAAGCACTTGGCGAACTAGCACGGGTGTTCACAAAGAATATGATGCAACACAAAAACTCATAG
- a CDS encoding IS30 family transposase: protein MKKYEHITRYERLEIGILFRKKYSVREIAVELGRSPSSISREIRINSVRGVYSGKKAHHKSYVRRKYAKYQAMRIIQDMKLREYIDTHLRLAWSPEQIAGRLAYEAGFEPVSAPTIYKYIRSPHGRQLEYELSLAKNKRTRKSQRKITTLGDRIFIDKRPQAANVRAQYGHWEGDFIVGGKKYPKTSLLVLHERVSRYTYIRKISARTAKQVEDTLAEAVSKLGPFKSLTLDNDIAFRRHLDLSKSLNAPIYFCQPYHSWEKGGVENANRLIRRFVPKGCNIARFTYKDIAYIENWINTVPRQILGFKTATEVMNDYKKEAMNELLQT, encoded by the coding sequence ATGAAGAAGTATGAACATATAACAAGGTATGAGCGTTTAGAAATTGGTATCTTGTTTCGAAAAAAATATTCAGTTCGTGAAATTGCAGTGGAACTAGGCAGAAGCCCAAGTAGCATATCCAGGGAGATACGCATCAACTCAGTGCGTGGAGTTTATTCAGGTAAGAAAGCTCATCACAAATCTTATGTGCGTCGTAAGTACGCAAAGTACCAAGCAATGCGTATAATTCAGGATATGAAACTTCGGGAATATATCGACACACACTTACGTCTTGCTTGGTCACCAGAACAGATAGCCGGAAGACTAGCCTACGAAGCTGGGTTCGAGCCCGTATCTGCACCTACTATCTACAAATACATTCGCAGTCCTCATGGTAGACAGCTAGAATACGAGCTAAGCCTAGCCAAAAATAAGCGCACCAGGAAGAGTCAACGTAAAATAACTACCCTAGGAGACCGTATCTTCATAGATAAGCGTCCGCAGGCAGCTAACGTGAGAGCTCAGTATGGTCACTGGGAAGGAGATTTCATAGTTGGAGGCAAGAAGTATCCAAAGACATCACTCCTGGTACTTCACGAAAGGGTTAGTAGATATACCTACATCCGAAAGATCAGTGCCAGAACAGCAAAACAAGTTGAAGATACGTTAGCGGAAGCCGTGAGTAAACTAGGACCGTTCAAGAGCCTGACACTAGACAACGACATAGCGTTCAGAAGACACTTGGACCTAAGTAAATCATTGAACGCGCCAATATATTTCTGCCAACCCTACCACTCATGGGAGAAAGGTGGTGTTGAGAACGCTAATAGGCTTATTCGAAGATTTGTACCAAAAGGTTGTAACATAGCGAGGTTTACGTACAAAGATATAGCTTACATTGAAAACTGGATTAATACGGTTCCGAGGCAAATACTAGGATTTAAAACAGCAACTGAAGTAATGAATGACTACAAAAAGGAGGCAATGAATGAGCTACTACAAACCTGA
- a CDS encoding LAGLIDADG family homing endonuclease: protein MLDPNYIVGFVDGEGCFSITINRNGPRLPEVRLIFEIELREDDEEILHQIKEVLNCGNIYRLDYERYAKWRPHVKYKVSNFQDIDGKIIPFFKKYPPRAKKLYSFEKFCLAAELVRTKKHLTVEGVEQI from the coding sequence ATGTTGGATCCAAATTACATCGTTGGTTTTGTTGATGGAGAGGGATGCTTTAGCATTACTATCAATCGAAACGGACCAAGATTACCTGAAGTGAGATTGATTTTTGAAATCGAACTTCGCGAGGATGATGAAGAAATTTTGCATCAAATCAAAGAAGTATTGAACTGCGGTAATATTTACCGCCTTGATTATGAGCGTTACGCCAAATGGCGGCCTCATGTTAAGTACAAGGTCAGTAACTTCCAAGATATTGATGGTAAGATAATTCCATTCTTTAAAAAGTATCCTCCGAGAGCCAAGAAGCTTTATAGTTTTGAAAAATTTTGCTTAGCGGCAGAACTAGTAAGAACCAAAAAGCACTTGACTGTTGAAGGAGTAGAACAGATTTGA
- the surE gene encoding 5'/3'-nucleotidase SurE, with the protein MKRVLVVNDDGYKAAGIRALIKQLSTTFDVTAVAPAHEQSWMGKSISGHRDLVFEPAEHYEFKGHTVDGTPADSAQIGMYELFDGNLPDFVVSGINHGANVGVGHILSSGTVGAALEAAIQGVPAFASSVWNVKHANRGVDFNGVESVRLFETAASITQAIIEKVIAKGFPEGIQVISINLPHDVRPDAKWVVTRPHSEVYGKLFLSEQGVFRNKGYHELKDSVELDSDLAALARGHVSIIPIFIEITSREKRAELARILDAELA; encoded by the coding sequence ATGAAAAGAGTTTTGGTGGTGAATGATGATGGTTATAAGGCGGCCGGGATTCGGGCGCTGATTAAGCAGTTATCGACCACATTTGATGTGACGGCTGTGGCGCCAGCACATGAGCAAAGCTGGATGGGAAAATCAATCTCGGGTCATCGAGATTTGGTATTTGAGCCGGCAGAACATTATGAGTTCAAAGGTCATACTGTCGACGGTACTCCGGCCGACAGCGCCCAGATAGGTATGTATGAGCTCTTCGATGGTAATTTGCCTGATTTTGTAGTGTCTGGGATAAATCATGGGGCTAATGTCGGGGTTGGTCATATACTGAGCTCTGGCACGGTAGGTGCGGCTTTGGAGGCTGCGATTCAGGGTGTTCCTGCATTCGCAAGCTCTGTGTGGAATGTCAAACATGCAAATCGCGGAGTAGATTTTAATGGCGTGGAATCGGTGCGGCTTTTTGAGACAGCGGCGAGTATTACGCAAGCGATAATTGAAAAGGTGATTGCCAAAGGTTTCCCCGAAGGGATTCAGGTGATCTCGATTAACTTACCGCACGATGTTAGACCCGATGCCAAGTGGGTGGTTACTAGGCCTCACAGCGAGGTGTACGGCAAGCTATTTTTGAGTGAGCAAGGTGTTTTTAGAAACAAAGGTTATCACGAACTGAAAGATTCGGTAGAGCTAGATAGTGATCTAGCGGCGCTTGCGCGCGGGCATGTCTCGATCATCCCGATTTTTATCGAGATTACCTCTCGTGAGAAAAGGGCCGAACTGGCGCGGATTTTGGATGCCGAGTTAGCTTAG
- the gyrA gene encoding DNA gyrase subunit A, with the protein MDEEKTINEQQAMIDPNSKSVIYRSVENEMETSYLQYSMSVIVARALPDVRDGMKPVHRRILYVMDKSGLRSTGKHTKSAQIVGEVMGKYHPHGDTAIYDSMVRLAQPFNTRYLLVDGQGNFGSMDGDPAAAYRYTEARMTRASEALLEDIDKETVPFRDNFDGSQQEPEVLPAKLPNLLLNGQMGIAVGMATNIPPHNLNELVDATITQIDNPEATLDDLMEHIKGPDFPTGGIIYGKESIRTAFATGKGGVVVRGVAEVVEEGKRSRIIITEIPYAVNKAGLVEKIADLVHEKKLSGISDIRDESSRGTVRVVIDLKKDAYPKKLLNQLYKLTPLQTTFHYNMLALVDGIQPRILGLQDIIAEYIKHRQNVVRKRTEYELRKAKERAHILEGLKIALDHIDEVIATIRASQTTEEAQENLIKRFKLTEIQAKAILAMQLRTLAGLERQKIEDELAELLKVIAKLEAILADEKKILKIIKDELNEMKERFGDERRTKVIPHELGKFSEEELIPEEQVVITMTSANYIKRNLAADYRRQNRGGKGKRGIVTRDEDNTEFLVQASTHDYILFFTDRGRVFRLKAYEIPAAGLSAKGVAVVNLLQLQPDEVITAMIPTLAKETSGYLFMCTVKGTVKKTAFEAYQNVRASGLIAINLDDGDELRWIVRTSGTDEIIISTSQGQAIRFDEKNVRPMGRVSRGVRGIRLRSGDRVIGMDTVKAESNIFVISEYGYGKRTKVAQFTPHARGGVGIRSAVVNSKTGALTNVATLTEEKSEMIIISQAGQTIRLGLKDVPELSRATQGVRVMRLNEGDKVVSLTLLDTNFEGDNDSDGEPEATPTDA; encoded by the coding sequence ATGGACGAAGAAAAGACTATAAACGAACAGCAAGCTATGATTGACCCAAACTCAAAGTCGGTGATTTACCGCTCAGTTGAAAATGAAATGGAGACGAGTTACTTACAATACTCGATGAGTGTGATTGTGGCTCGAGCTTTGCCTGATGTACGTGACGGTATGAAGCCGGTGCATCGCCGAATCTTGTATGTTATGGATAAGAGCGGTCTGCGCTCAACTGGCAAGCATACCAAGAGCGCTCAGATTGTTGGTGAAGTAATGGGTAAGTATCACCCGCACGGTGACACGGCGATCTATGACTCGATGGTGCGTCTGGCGCAGCCTTTTAACACTCGTTATTTACTAGTGGATGGTCAAGGTAACTTCGGTTCGATGGACGGCGACCCAGCCGCTGCTTATCGATACACTGAGGCGAGAATGACAAGGGCTAGCGAGGCTCTGCTCGAAGATATCGATAAAGAAACCGTACCATTCCGCGATAACTTTGACGGTAGTCAGCAGGAGCCCGAAGTCTTACCGGCTAAATTGCCTAACTTACTGCTAAACGGTCAGATGGGAATCGCTGTTGGTATGGCGACCAATATCCCACCGCACAATTTAAACGAGCTTGTTGATGCGACGATTACGCAAATTGATAATCCTGAAGCAACCTTGGACGATCTGATGGAGCACATTAAGGGGCCAGACTTCCCAACGGGCGGCATTATTTATGGTAAGGAATCGATCAGAACAGCCTTTGCCACCGGTAAAGGCGGTGTGGTGGTGCGAGGTGTGGCCGAAGTTGTCGAAGAAGGCAAAAGAAGCCGAATTATTATTACTGAGATTCCTTATGCTGTTAACAAAGCCGGGCTAGTCGAGAAGATCGCCGACCTAGTGCATGAGAAAAAGTTGAGCGGAATAAGTGATATTCGCGACGAGAGCTCACGTGGAACAGTGCGGGTGGTGATTGATCTTAAAAAAGATGCTTATCCAAAGAAACTACTCAATCAGCTCTATAAGCTCACACCGCTGCAGACGACCTTTCACTACAACATGCTAGCGCTGGTAGACGGCATTCAGCCGCGGATTTTGGGGTTGCAGGATATTATTGCTGAGTACATAAAGCATCGTCAGAATGTCGTCCGTAAACGAACGGAATATGAGTTGCGCAAGGCAAAAGAACGAGCTCATATCTTGGAAGGTCTCAAGATTGCTCTTGACCATATCGATGAAGTAATCGCGACAATTCGTGCCAGCCAAACGACAGAAGAAGCCCAAGAGAACTTGATCAAGAGGTTCAAGCTTACAGAGATCCAAGCTAAAGCGATTTTGGCTATGCAACTACGTACGCTTGCTGGGCTGGAGCGCCAGAAGATCGAGGACGAGCTGGCTGAACTGCTGAAAGTAATTGCTAAGCTAGAAGCGATTTTGGCTGACGAAAAGAAAATCCTTAAAATTATTAAAGATGAGCTAAACGAAATGAAAGAACGCTTTGGTGATGAGCGTCGCACCAAGGTGATACCGCACGAGCTTGGTAAATTTAGTGAGGAAGAGCTAATACCAGAAGAGCAAGTGGTGATTACGATGACGAGCGCTAATTATATCAAGCGCAATCTGGCGGCTGATTATAGAAGGCAGAATCGTGGCGGCAAAGGTAAACGCGGAATAGTCACTCGTGACGAAGATAATACTGAATTTTTGGTTCAGGCTAGCACACACGATTATATATTGTTCTTTACTGATCGCGGGCGCGTCTTCCGTTTGAAGGCTTACGAAATTCCAGCGGCTGGTTTAAGTGCTAAGGGCGTGGCGGTGGTGAACTTGCTCCAGCTGCAACCAGATGAAGTTATCACGGCTATGATTCCGACTCTAGCAAAAGAGACAAGTGGCTACTTGTTTATGTGCACGGTCAAGGGAACTGTTAAGAAAACAGCCTTTGAGGCTTATCAGAATGTGAGGGCGTCTGGACTGATTGCTATTAATCTTGATGATGGAGATGAGTTGAGGTGGATAGTTAGAACTAGTGGCACTGATGAAATTATCATCTCAACTTCCCAGGGACAAGCAATTAGATTTGATGAGAAAAATGTGCGACCAATGGGGCGTGTAAGCCGTGGCGTGAGGGGAATACGACTGCGCAGCGGAGATCGTGTGATTGGTATGGATACGGTTAAGGCTGAGAGCAACATCTTTGTGATAAGTGAGTATGGCTATGGTAAGCGCACTAAGGTGGCGCAGTTTACTCCACATGCTCGAGGTGGCGTGGGTATACGTTCGGCGGTGGTTAACAGCAAAACCGGTGCATTGACTAATGTAGCTACTCTGACCGAGGAGAAGAGCGAGATGATTATCATCAGTCAGGCCGGTCAGACAATTCGCTTAGGGCTAAAGGATGTGCCGGAGCTAAGTCGTGCTACACAGGGCGTGCGGGTAATGCGCCTGAACGAAGGCGACAAAGTCGTATCGCTAACGCTACTCGACACAAACTTTGAGGGTGACAACGATAGTGACGGTGAGCCGGAAGCGACTCCGACGGACGCTTAG